A stretch of the Conger conger chromosome 3, fConCon1.1, whole genome shotgun sequence genome encodes the following:
- the tmem216 gene encoding transmembrane protein 216 isoform X3, which translates to MQGKDMILSSAPLQVLLHLNGWYFAALFVAEILMFVYKGILLPYPRANLILDIVLLFLYLGLEVLRLFYGWKGNLCERSLALMLSLAVLVPCSVLCVYYLLLQTFVLRLELVLNAIQLCFYSLELLLSLITISAFSRYPKHA; encoded by the exons atgcaag GGAAAGATATGATC CTGTCCTCGGCACCATTACAGGTCCTGCTTCATCTGAATGGCTGGTACTTTGCTGCCCTCTTTGTAGCAGAGATCCTTATGTTCGTTTACAAAG GAATCTTGCTGCCATATCCCAGAGCCAATCTTATTCTTGACATAGTGCTGCTCTTCCTCTACCTTGGCCTTGAGGTCCTCAGGCTCTTTTATG GTTGGAAAGGGAACCTGTGTGAGCGCTCCCTGGCCCTGATGCTGAGTTTAGCAGTGCTGGTGCCCTGCAGCGTGCTCTGTGTGTATTACCTGCTCCTGCAAACGTTTGTCCTGCGTCTGGAGCTGGTGCTCAATGCCATACAGCTCTGCTTCTACAGCCTGGAACTGCTCCTGAGCCTCATCACCATTTCCGCTTTCTCAAGGTACCCAAAGCACGCTTAG
- the tmem216 gene encoding transmembrane protein 216 isoform X4 — protein MILSSAPLQVLLHLNGWYFAALFVAEILMFVYKGILLPYPRANLILDIVLLFLYLGLEVLRLFYGWKGNLCERSLALMLSLAVLVPCSVLCVYYLLLQTFVLRLELVLNAIQLCFYSLELLLSLITISAFSRYPKHA, from the exons ATGATC CTGTCCTCGGCACCATTACAGGTCCTGCTTCATCTGAATGGCTGGTACTTTGCTGCCCTCTTTGTAGCAGAGATCCTTATGTTCGTTTACAAAG GAATCTTGCTGCCATATCCCAGAGCCAATCTTATTCTTGACATAGTGCTGCTCTTCCTCTACCTTGGCCTTGAGGTCCTCAGGCTCTTTTATG GTTGGAAAGGGAACCTGTGTGAGCGCTCCCTGGCCCTGATGCTGAGTTTAGCAGTGCTGGTGCCCTGCAGCGTGCTCTGTGTGTATTACCTGCTCCTGCAAACGTTTGTCCTGCGTCTGGAGCTGGTGCTCAATGCCATACAGCTCTGCTTCTACAGCCTGGAACTGCTCCTGAGCCTCATCACCATTTCCGCTTTCTCAAGGTACCCAAAGCACGCTTAG
- the tmem216 gene encoding transmembrane protein 216 isoform X2, translated as MAGSGKDMILSSAPLQVLLHLNGWYFAALFVAEILMFVYKGILLPYPRANLILDIVLLFLYLGLEVLRLFYGWKGNLCERSLALMLSLAVLVPCSVLCVYYLLLQTFVLRLELVLNAIQLCFYSLELLLSLITISAFSRANVY; from the exons ATGGCGGGCTCGG GGAAAGATATGATC CTGTCCTCGGCACCATTACAGGTCCTGCTTCATCTGAATGGCTGGTACTTTGCTGCCCTCTTTGTAGCAGAGATCCTTATGTTCGTTTACAAAG GAATCTTGCTGCCATATCCCAGAGCCAATCTTATTCTTGACATAGTGCTGCTCTTCCTCTACCTTGGCCTTGAGGTCCTCAGGCTCTTTTATG GTTGGAAAGGGAACCTGTGTGAGCGCTCCCTGGCCCTGATGCTGAGTTTAGCAGTGCTGGTGCCCTGCAGCGTGCTCTGTGTGTATTACCTGCTCCTGCAAACGTTTGTCCTGCGTCTGGAGCTGGTGCTCAATGCCATACAGCTCTGCTTCTACAGCCTGGAACTGCTCCTGAGCCTCATCACCATTTCCGCTTTCTCAAG GGCAAATGTCTATTAA
- the tmem216 gene encoding transmembrane protein 216 isoform X1 — MAGSGKDMILSSAPLQVLLHLNGWYFAALFVAEILMFVYKGILLPYPRANLILDIVLLFLYLGLEVLRLFYGWKGNLCERSLALMLSLAVLVPCSVLCVYYLLLQTFVLRLELVLNAIQLCFYSLELLLSLITISAFSRYPKHA, encoded by the exons ATGGCGGGCTCGG GGAAAGATATGATC CTGTCCTCGGCACCATTACAGGTCCTGCTTCATCTGAATGGCTGGTACTTTGCTGCCCTCTTTGTAGCAGAGATCCTTATGTTCGTTTACAAAG GAATCTTGCTGCCATATCCCAGAGCCAATCTTATTCTTGACATAGTGCTGCTCTTCCTCTACCTTGGCCTTGAGGTCCTCAGGCTCTTTTATG GTTGGAAAGGGAACCTGTGTGAGCGCTCCCTGGCCCTGATGCTGAGTTTAGCAGTGCTGGTGCCCTGCAGCGTGCTCTGTGTGTATTACCTGCTCCTGCAAACGTTTGTCCTGCGTCTGGAGCTGGTGCTCAATGCCATACAGCTCTGCTTCTACAGCCTGGAACTGCTCCTGAGCCTCATCACCATTTCCGCTTTCTCAAGGTACCCAAAGCACGCTTAG
- the matr3l1.1 gene encoding matrin 3-like 1.1, whose amino-acid sequence MSHNNPYSRSTTDLSSHQGAFYTSGHLHHEEHDIYRTSLQPSPQSTSVFTTPKSALESYSSQSTTTSESALSLLSSCGLEPADLSILAGMPENMITEETLPRLLMEIRQKKALRDHSHSSSPHRSTCHQPLQPSSDKWENSVRAFLAEYPANPPQRPSYPSLPTPHTSYPLPREETDSWKDRWGNPRQTGAVRQEKPSSTYVVDYNYGRLQEGDSRRLERPAYSARAVGIGERPHLQSSSDYRQLNPGKAPAATYQKKQILPLATAVHSTPTAREADDFHGAAPQTFPYACILCDIAVLSEKDWTLHINGAQHADSQLAMLQMYPDWDCRTRSARQSDSSSEKGRKEKNTGGSRHGATQHYGVTPSCEGKSSPAGEKAAGRVVCAKYAANSMNERSLRRLVNQVGTAVNVMMFPVQGFIEMSTPDEADAVIKYFNRNPVVVEGSHVQFSMSATYNFLQNSPVVIFSLLPPGNAVYAEMMGIAKLFGPVKHSLFFPNQVLVEMGSREDAGKLVQYYTSHPLKMSGKIIQVSHSTEYSTLKFAVSDKHAEDGEASRHSGQLYRSQTRSSPSPRRRSPIPRRSPNMRKRYPSPRSRSPSQKRRSPSPRRRSYSPRRTSPNTRKRSYSPRGTSPNTRRRSPIQMKRSLGNRRRSRSPRRKSREKCDVAPKVEDKASVEETRSSSRHRNQSSRRSTSHTREDKSNSIRHSVEKTVNTEKAVVKGVLTETPDLGSSQEPSCINPQESVPSPKEHPKDHGTAQKMQDQTEDCEGGNYSDMDSDIEGMAVIGEDEEMRSEAGSMESLEEMEEHVSDEAGKERTLADDLSICPSEAAEASEKEKQVETVKAVQVEKQEEGQHELGEPNEAYEEDEPDFPESLENCITLDELEDDDNEGQTLSSRGNFDQRSMEEEQEHGRVIYIQNLPFSYYTDKEFVELGKKYGKVNRYFLIRRRQEGFIEMERSADALRAVRELSRKCVAMDRNILVIHLSRKYKRLTCGWKPESDSEDDSEQRKCRRERRRRERERTKSSKEEEPPAKICIREEKTAQAEANSSTKEEEKAATEEPSSNGGQQQEEEEKGASETPCKQEELAGKKENEDVNISLPSNSVNTQEKADTEEPSSNGEPQQEEEEMGASETPCEQEELAGKTENEDVNISLPSNSVDTQEKAGTEDPSSNEKQHQEEEMGASETSCEQEKLAVKTENEDVQLSQPSDSMDTQKTDTEGETSDENSDGIKQVCVQEGKVEMITEPTHVPVGPYLPNNPMGREFVSQKIGYFCRLCNAIYVTEDEARNEHCSSLSHYEKLKAYLEQNGNPN is encoded by the exons CCCCGTCTGCTCATGGAGATCAGGCAGAAGAAGGCCCTCCGAGACCACAGCCATTCATCCAGCCCTCACCGCAGCACATGCCATCAGCCTCTCCAGCCTTCCTCAGACAAATGGGAGAATTCCGTTCGTGCTTTCCTTGCAGAATATCCGGCAAACCCTCCCCAACGTCCTTCATACCCATCACTCCCAACCCCACATACCTCATACCCGCTTCCCAGGGAGGAGACTGACAGCTGGAAAGATCGCTGGGGGAACCCCAGGCAAACTGGTGCCGTCAGGCAGGAGAAACCCAGCTCCACCTATGTTGTGGACTATAACTACGGCCGGCTACAAGAGGGGGATTCACGACGCCTTGAGAGACCAGCTTATAGTGCGAGAGCTGTAGGCATCGGAGAGCGACCCCATTTGCAATCTTCGTCTGATTACCGGCAGTTGAACCCAGGCAAAGCGCCAGCAGCAACATATCAAAAGAAGCAAATCCTTCCCTTGGCTACTGCAGTTCACTCGACTCCAACAGCAAGAGAAGCAGATGATTTCCATGGTGCTGCACCCCAAACCTTTCCTTACGCATGTATACTCTGTGACATTGCAGTTCTTTCTGAAAAG GACTGGACCTTACACATAAATGGGGCTCAACATGCAGACAGCCAGCTTGCTATGTTACAAAT GTATCCTGATTGGGACTGTCGGACTAGATCAGCTAGACA GAGTGACTCCAGTTCAGAGAAAggcaggaaagaaaaaaacactggaGGAAGTAGGCATGGAGCTACGCAACACTATG GGGTTACACCAAGCTGTGAAGGGAAAAGCAGTCCTGCCGGAGAGAAG GCTGCCGGAAGAGTGGTTTGTGCTAAATATGCAGCTAATTCTATGAATGAGCGCTCCTTGAGGAGGCTGGTTAACCAAGTTGGGACAGCAGTGAATGTTATGATGTTCCCTGTACAG GGTTTCATTGAGATGAGTACACCAGATGAAGCAGATGCTGTTATAAAATATTTCAACAGGAACCCAGTTGTAGTTGAAGGGAGCCATGTCCAATTTTCTATGTCTGCTACATATAATTTTCTCCAG AATTCCCCGGTGGTGATTTTTTCCTTGTTGCCCCCTGGAAATGCGGTGTACGCTGAGATGATGGGCATTGCTAAACTATTTGGACCTGTTAAACACTCCTTATTTTTTCCGAATCAG GTGCTCGTGGAAATGGGATCCAGAGAAGATGCTGGAAAGTTGGTTCAATATTACACCTCCCACCCCCTTAAAATGAGTGGCAAAATTATCCAAGTATCCCACTCTACAGAGTACAGCACACTGAA ATTTGCAGTAAGTGACAAACATGCTGAAGATGGAGAGgccagcagacacagcggccaGTTGTATAGGTCCCAGACTAGATCATCTCCTAGCCCTAGGAGGAGGTCTCCCATTCCAAGGAGGTCTCCCAATATGAGGAAGAGATATCCCAGCCCCAGGAGTAGGTCTCCCAGCCAAAAGAGGAGGTCTCCAAGCCCAAGGAGGAGGTCTTACAGTCCGAGAAGGACGTCTCCCAACACCAGGAAGAGGTCATACAGTCCAAGAGGGACGTCTCCCAACACCAGGAGGCGATCTCCCATTCAAATGAAAAGGTCTCTTGGAAACAGGAGGAGGTCTCGTAGTCCAAGGAGGAAGTCCAGGGAGAAATGTGATGTTGCCCCCAAGGTAGAGGACAAAGCTTCAGTGGAGGAAACAAGGTCTTCCAGCAGGCATAGGAATCAGTCCTCTCGAAGGTCCACATCCCATACCAGGGAGGACAAGAGCAACTCCATTAGACATTCTGTTGAGAAAACAGTTAATACTGAGAAGGCAGTGGTCAAAGGAGTATTGACAGAGACTCCAGACCTGGGGAGCAGCCAAGAGCCGTCATGCATTAATCCTCAGGAGAGTGTGCCTAGCCCGAAGGAACACCCCAAAGATCATGGTACTGCCCAGAAAATGCAAGACCAAACTGAGGACTGCGAGGGAGGGAATTACAGCGACATGGACAGTGACATAGAAGGAATGGCAGTGATTGGAGAGGATGAGGAGATGAGGTCAGAAGCAGGCTCTATGGAATCcctggaggaaatggaagaACATGTGAGTGATGAAGCTGGAAAAGAGAGGACTTTAGCAGATGATTTATCTATTTGTCCTTCAGAGGCTGCTGAAGctagtgaaaaagaaaaacaagtggAAACAGTCAAGGCAGTGCAGGTGGAGAAACAAGAGGAAGGCCAGCATGAGCTAGGGGAACCTAATGAGGCATATGAAGAG GATGAACCTGATTTCCCTGAAAGCTTGGAGAACTGTATTACTCTAGATGAGCTTGAAGATGATGATAATGAGGGGCAGACACTTTCATCACGAGGCAACTTCG ATCAGAGATCCATGGAGGAAGAACAG gaACATGGAAGAGTTATCTACATCCAAAATCTTCCATTTAGCTATTACACTGATAAAGAGTTTGTGGAGCTTGGCAAGAAGTATGGAAAAGTGAATCGTTATTTCTTGATCCGTCGTCGTCAAGAG GGCTTCATTGAAATGGAGAGATCTGCCGATGCCCTGAGAGCTGTAAGGGAGCTATCAAGAAAGTGTGTGGCAATGGATCGCAATATTTTGGTTATTCATCTGTCGCGGAAATACAAAAGATTGACATGTGG GTGGAAGCCTGAATCAGACTCAGAAGATGACAGTGAGCAGAGGAAATGTCGAagggaaaggaggaggagggagcgaGAAAGAACCAAATCCAGCAAGGAGGAAGAGCCCCCAGCTAAGATCTGCATCAGGGAAGAGAAGACCGCCCAAGCAGAGGCCAACAGCAGCAccaaagaggaggagaaggctgCCACAGAGGAACCCAGCAGCAATGGGGGGCAGCagcaggaagaagaagaaaagggtGCTTCTGAGACACCTTGTAAACAGGAAGAGTTGGCagggaagaaagaaaatgaagatgTGAATATTAGCCTGCCCTCCAACAGTGTGAATACCCAGGAAAAGGCTGATACAGAGGAACCCAGCAGCAACGGGGAGCCGCagcaggaagaagaagaaatgggtGCTTCGGAGACACCTTGTGAACAGGAAGAGTTAGCGGGAAAGACAGAAAATGAAGATGTGAATATTAGCCTGCCCTCCAACAGCGTAGATACCCAGGAAAAGGCTGGTACAGAGGATCCCAGCAGTAATGAGAAGCAGCACCAAGAAGAAGAAATGGGTGCTTCTGAGACATCTTGTGAGCAAGAAAAGTTAGcagtgaaaacagaaaatgaagatgTGCAGCTCAGCCAGCCCTCTGACAGCATGGACACACAgaagacagacacagagggg GAGACCAGTGATGAAAATTCAGATGGAATCAAACAGGTCTGTGTTCAGGAGGGGAAAGTGGAAATGATAACAGAGCCCACTCATGTCCCTGTGGGGCCCTACCTGCCCAACAACCCCATGG GAAGGGAGTTTGTCAGTCAGAAAATTGGATACTTCTGCCGCCTATGCAATGCCATCTATGTCACCGAAGACGAAGCAAGGAATGAACATTGCTCCAGCCTCTCTCACTATGAGAAACTGAAG GCGTACTTGGAGCAAAACGGCAATCCTAATTGA